From a region of the Toxotes jaculatrix isolate fToxJac2 chromosome 7, fToxJac2.pri, whole genome shotgun sequence genome:
- the acacb gene encoding acetyl-CoA carboxylase isoform X2, whose amino-acid sequence MLLFAVLGFILWILLLLWRINTKTAAMPVEGKESPPGCGPSSAEEDMPATHTPHPGEHSLSTDPTTSTNNENNSPLADSASAHPDIITVDSEPPQSSSAVNSEPPSLPPTTQKSYKTKVPMLSSGPEARERLKFILGASEDNSSDEEPLVTKPPSGASQPQTSTLKSSPQQASSVVPQSSSSGIKPSMSGPHLVKKGREHRKMDLQRDFTVASPAEFVTRFGGTRVIEKVLIANNGIAAVKCMRSIRRWSYEMFRNERTIRFVVMVTPEDLKANAEYIKMADHYVPVPGGPNNNNYANVELIVDIAKRIPVQAVWAGWGHASENPKLPELLNKAGISFLGPSSKAMWALGDKVASSIVAQSADIPTLPWSGSGLRVDWAEEDQGRGNVISVPPVVYAKGCVRDVDDGLAGAEKIGYPVVIKASEGGGGKGIRKVESSEDFPSSFRQVQTEVPGSPIFIMQLAQHARHLEVQILADEYGNAISLFGRDCSIQRRHQKIIEEAPATIAAPSTFEQMERYAVRLAKMVGYVSAGTVEYLFSEDGSFHFLELNPRLQVEHPCTEMIGDVNLPAAQLQIAMGIPLHRIKDIRLLYGETPWGDTIINFETPECTPSPRGHVIAVRITSENPDEGFKPSSGTVQELNFRSSKNVWGYFSVGATGGLHEFADSQFGHCFSWGENREEAISNMVVAMKELSIRGDFRTTVEYLIKLLETESFRNNDIDTGWLDHLIAEKVQAERPDTMLGIVCGALHVADASFRKSMSDYLHSLERGQVLPAASLLNSVNVDLIYEGVKFCLKVARQSPTTYVIMMNGSNIEIDVHRLSDGGLLLSYDGSSHTTYMKEEVDSYRITVGNKTCVFEKEKDPTVLRSPSAGKLLQYMVEDGCHTFAGETYAEIEVMKMVMTLTVQQSGCIHFVKRPGAVLEPGCVMAHMDLDDPSSIHRVELNTATLPPQQPLPMVGEKLHQVFHSVLENLFKVMDGYCLEEPYFSSKLKQWVATLMKTLRDPSLPLLELQEIMTSVAGRIPPGVEKDIRKVMAQYASNITSVLCQFPSQRIANILDSHAATLQRKADREVFFMNTQSIVQLVQRYRSGIRGYMKSVVLDLLKRYLQVEMQFQQAHYDKCVINLREQYKPDMSPVLEYIFSHAQVSKKNVLVTMLIDQLCGRDPTLADELMAILNELTQLSKMENSKVALRARQVLIASHLPSYELRHNQVESIFLSAIDMYGHQFCPENLKKLILSETSIFDVLPNFFYHSNQVVCMAALEVYVRRAYIAYELNSIQHHQLQDGTCAVDFQFMLPSSHPNRGSSPTLNRLPVPMNGSGQFKIRRQGSELFLEGALSPPCQRMGAMVAFQCFDDFRRDFDEVLSSFAEPLLESVPFSESCSILYEEENFKNTRENPIHIINVSIKTADTEDDDALVTAFTAFAQSKKAILFEYGIRRITFLIAQKREFPKFFTFRARDGFQEDRIYRNLEPALAFQLELNRMRNFDLTAVPCANHKMHLYLGAARVQEGAEVTDYRFFIRAIIRHSDLITKEASFEYLQNEGERLLLEAMDELEVAFSNTSVRTDCNHIFLNFVPTVIMDPSKIEESVRSMVMRYGSRLWKLRVLQAELKINIRLTPTGNAIPIRLFLTNESGYYLDISLYKEVTDPSSGQIMFQSYGDKQGPLHGMLINTPYVTKDLLQAKRFQAQTLGTTYVYDFPEMFRQALFKLWGPGDKCPKDVLMCTELVLDPQGRLVQMNRLPGDNDVGMVAFRMKMKTPEYPEGRDIIVICNDITHMIGSFGPQEDELYLRASELARADGIPRIYIAANSGARIGLAEEIKHMFQVAWIDPSDPYKGFKYLYLTPQDYTRISSTNAVHCHHVEEGGESRYIITDIIGKDEGLGVENLRGSGTIAGESSQAYEEIITISMVTCRAIGIGAYLVRLGQRVIQVENSHIILTGAGALNKVLGREVYTSNNQLGGVQIMHNNGVTHTTVPDDFEGVFTILEWLSYMPKNKHSPVPVIATTDPVDREIEFTPTKAPYDPRWMLAGRPHPTVKGTWQSGFFDHGSFMEIMESWAQTVVVGRARLGGIPLGVIAVETRTVEFTVPADPANLDSESKVMQQAGQVWFPDSAFKTAQAICDFNRERLPLMVFANWRGFSGGMKDMYDQVLKFGAYIVDALHGFRQPVLVYIPPHAELRGGSWVVIDPTINPLCMELYADRESRGGVLEAEGTVEIKFRRKDLLKTMRRLDSVYASVAEQLASPELSEKQCKELEAKLKAREEFLLPIYHQVAVQFVDLHDTPGRMQEKGVITDILDWKNVRTFFYWRLRRLLLEQVVKCEILQANKDLSDGHMQSMLRRWFVETEGTVKAYLWDNNQVVVEWLEKHLSKEDGTRSAIRENIKYLKRENTLKHIRSLVQANPDVAMDCIIHMSQNITPSQRAKLLHLLATMDSTSTS is encoded by the exons ATGCTCCTGTTTGCAGTTTTGGGATTTATCCTATGGATATTGTTGCTACTGTGGAGGATTAATACCAAGACAGCAGCAATGCCCGTGGAAGGAAAGGAATCTCCGCCTGGCTGTGGTCCATCATCAGCCGAGGAGGACATGCCTGCTACACACACCCCTCATCCAGGCGAACATTCCCTGTCAACAGATCCCACTACCTCTACAAACAATGAGAATAACAGTCCTCTGGCCGACAGTGCCTCTGCACATCCTGACATCATAACAGTGGACTCTGAGCCACCGCAATCCTCCTCTGCGGTAAATTCAGAGCCGCCGTCGTTGCCACCGACCACCCAGAAATCTTACAAAACCAAAGTGCCAATGCTCAGCTCAGGGCCCGAGGCGAGGGAACGCCTCAAGTTCATTCTCGGTGCATCGGAGGATAACTCCTCAGACGAGGAGCCTCTGGTCACCAAACCTCCGAGTGGCGCATCTCAGCCTCAGACTTCCACCCTGAAGTCTTCCCCTCAGCAGGCGTCCTCTGTAGTCCCGCAGTCCAGCTCCTCAGGCATAAA GCCTAGCATGTCTGGTCCTCACTTGGTGAAAAAAGGACgtgaacacagaaaaatggATCTACAGAGGGACTTCACTGTGGCCTCGCCTGCTGAGTTTGTCACCCGATTTGGTGGTACCCGTGTCATCGAAAAA GTGCTGATAGCTAACAATGGCATCGCTGCAGTCAAATGTATGCGTTCTATCCGTCGCTGGTCCTACGAAATGTTTCGCAATGAGAGGACCATCCGCTTTGTGGTCATGGTAACTCCTGAAGACTTGAAAGCTAATGCAG AATACATAAAAATGGCAGACCATTATGTGCCTGTACCCGGTGGGCCCAACAATAACAACTATGCCAACGTAGAGCTGATAGTGGATATTGCAAAAAGAATCCCAGTGCAG GCTGTGTGGGCTGGTTGGGGCCATGCCTCAGAAAATCCCAAACTGCCTGAACTCCTGAACAAAGCAGGGATATCATTCTTAg GGCCGTCCAGTAAGGCTATGTGGGCTCTAGGGGATAAGGTGGCTTCATCCATTGTGGCCCAGAGTGCTGACATTCCCACGCTACCATGGAGCGGATCAG GTCTGAGAGTGGACTGGGCAGAGGAGGACCAAGGACGGGGCAACGTGATCAGTGTTCCTCCTGTTGTTTACGCAAAGGGCTGTGTTCGTGATGTAGATGATGGCCTGGCA GGAGCTGAGAAAATTGGTTATCCAGTTGTTATCAAGGCCTCTGAGGGTGGTGGTGGAAAGGGTATCCGTAAAGTAGAAAGTTCTGAGGATTTTCCGAGTTCCTTTAGACAG GTTCAGACAGAGGTACCTGGCTCACCCATCTTCATCATGCAGCTTGCTCAGCATGCAAGACACCTTGAGGTTCAGATACTGGCTGATGAGTATGGAAACGCCATCTCTCTGTTTGGACGAGACTGCTCCATCCAGAGGAGGCACCAGAAGATCATAGAGGAGGCTCCTGCCACCATAGCTGCTCCCTCTACATTTGAGCAAATGGAACGG TATGCTGTGCGACTGGCCAAGATGGTGGGCTATGTGAGTGCAGGTACTGTGGAGTATCTCTTCTCTGAAGATGGAAGTTTCCATTTCCTGGAGCTGAATCCTCGCCTGCAGGTTGAACATCCCTGTACAGAGATGATTGGAGACGTAAACCTGCCTGCTGCCCAGCTCCAG ATTGCGATGGGAATCCCCCTTCATAGGATTAAAGACATTCGCTTGCTTTATGGAGAAACTCCATGGGGCGACACCATCATTAACTTTGAGACTCCAGAGTGCACGCCAAGTCCAAGAGGGCACGTCATAGCTGTTCGCATCACCAGTGAAAACCCTGATGAG GGGTTCAAGCCGAGTTCTGGCACCGTGCAGGAGCTGAACTTCCGCAGCAGTAAAAACGTGTGGGGTTATTTCAGTGTGGGCGCGACTGGTGGCCTGCACGAGTTTGCAGACTCACAGTTCGGACACTGTTTCTCCTGGGGCGAGAACCGTGAAGAAGCCATTTC GAACATGGTGGTGGCTATGAAAGAGCTGTCTATCAGAGGCGACTTCAGGACGACGGTTGAATACCTCATCAAGTTACTGGAGACAGAAAGCTTCAGAAACAATGACATCGACACCGGCTGGCTGGATCATCTCATTGCAGAGAAAGTGCAG GCAGAGAGACCAGATACCATGCTGGGTATCGTCTGTGGGGCTTTGCATGTTGCTGACGCTAGCTTCAGGAAGAGCATGTCTGATTACCTACATTCCCTGGAAAG AGGCCAGGTACTGCCCGCAGCCAGTCTCCTCAACTCTGTCAACGTGGACCTAATATATGAGGGAGTTAAGTTCTGCCTCAAG GTGGCTCGCCAGTCCCCAACAACTTATGTCATCATGATGAACGGCTCCAACATTGAAATAGATGTCCACAGGCTTAGTGATGGAGGTCTCCTGCTGTCCTACGATGGCAGCAGCCATACCACCTACATGAAAGAGGAAGTAGACAG CTACCGTATCACTGTTGGCAACAAGACCTGTGTATTTGAGAAGGAGAAGGATCCCACAGTGCTAAGGTCGCCCTCTGCTGGCAAACTGCTGCAGTACATGGTTGAGGATGGATGTCATACTTTTGCAGGAGAGACCTACGCAGAGATTGAG GTGATGAAGATGGTGATGACTCTGACTGTGCAGCAATCAGGCTGTATCCACTTTGTAAAGAGACCTGGAGCAGTACTGGAGCCTGGATGTGTGATGGCACATATGGACCTGGATGACCCCAGCAGTATACATCGC GTGGAACTCAATACAGCCACACTGCCACCACAGCAACCCCTGCCCATGGTTGGGGAAAAGCTTCACCAGGTGTTCCACAGTGTGCTTGAAAACCTGTTCAAAGTCATGGATGGGTACTGCCTTGAAGAACCCTACTTTAGCAGCAAA ctgaaacagtGGGTGGCCACCCTGATGAAGACTCTAAGAGACCCTTCCCTGCCACTGTTGGAACTCCAGGAGATCATGACCAGCGTGGCGGGTCGGATCCCACCTGGCGTTGAGAAAGATATCCGTAAAGTCATGGCTCAGTATGCGAGCAACATCACCTCTGTACTTTGCCAGTTCCCCAGTCAAAGG ATCGCAAATATTCTAGACAGCCATGCTGCAACCCTGCAGAGGAAGGCTGACCGAGAGGTTTTCTTTATGAACACTCAGAGTATTGTACAGTTGGTACAGAG GTACCGCAGTGGGATCCGTGGTTACATGAAGTCCGTGGTTCTCGATCTGCTGAAGCGCTACCTGCAAGTGGAGATGCAGTTTCAGCAAG CTCACTATGACAAGTGTGTTATTAACCTGAGAGAGCAGTACAAACCTGACATGAGTCCTGTTCTGGAGTACATCTTCTCTCATGCTCAAGTCTCCAAGAAGAACGTCCTGGTCACCATGCTCATA GACCAACTGTGCGGGAGGGATCCCACCCTGGCAGATGAGCTGATGGCTATTCTGAATGAACTCACACAACTCAGCAAGATGGAGAACTCAAAAGTGGCCTTGAGAGCCAGACAG GTCTTGATTGCCTCCCATTTACCATCGTACGAACTGAGACACAACCAGGTGGAGTCCATCTTCCTCTCAGCCATTGACATGTACGGCCACCAGTTTTGCCCAGAAAACTTGAAG AAACTCATTCTCTCTGAAACCTCCATTTTTGATGTTTTGCCCAATTTCTTCTATCACTCCAATCAAGTTGTGTGCATGGCTGCCTTGGAG GTGTATGTGCGCAGAGCTTACATCGCCTACGAGCTAAATAGCATCCAGCATCACCAGCTGCAGGATGGAACGTGTGCTGTAGACTTTCAGTTCATGTTGCCTTCATCACATCCAAACAG AGGGAGCAGCCCTACTCTGAACAG GCTTCCTGTGCCAATGAATGGATCAGGCCAGTTTAAGATAAGGCGGCAGGGCAGTGAGCTCTTCCTGGAGGGAGCCTTGTCTCCACCTTGCCAGCGCATGGGTGCCATGGTGGCTTTCCAGTGTTTTGATGACTTCCGGAG GGATTTTGATGAAGTTCTCTCCAGCTTTGCGGAACCACTTTTGGAGAGTGTGCCGTTCTCAGAGTCCTGCTCCATTCTCTATGAGGAGGAGAACTTCAAG AATACGAGGGAGAACCCAATCCACATCATTAACGTGTCCATAAAAACAGCTGACACGGAGGATGATGATGCCTTGGTCACAGCCTTCACTGCCTTCGCCCAGTCAAAG aaagCAATCCTCTTTGAGTATGGAATCAGGAGAATCACATTTTTGATTGCACAGAAG AGAGAATTTCCCAAGTTCTTCACTTTCAGAGCTAGAGATGGG TTCCAGGAGGATCGTATTTACCGGAACCTGGAGCCAGCTTTAGCGTTTCAATTGGAGCTCAACCGCATGAGAAACTTTGACCTGACTGCTGTTCCCTGTGccaaccacaaaatgcacctctACCTAGGTGCTGCTCGTGTGCAGGAGGGCGCTGAAGTCACCGACTACCGCTTCTTCATCCGAGCTATCATCCGCCACTCAGATCTTATCACGAAG GAAGCCTCCTTTGAATACCTTCAAAACGAGGGAGAACGGCTTCTGCTGGAGGCCATGGATGAGTTGGAGGTGGCCTTCAGTAACACCAGTGTCCGCACAGACTGCAACCACATCTTCCTCAACTTTGTCCCAACTGTCATCATGGATCCATCTAAA ATTGAGGAGTCTGTCCGCTCCATGGTGATGCGCTATGGCAGCCGTCTTTGGAAGCTGCGGGTCCTACAGGCCGAGCTCAAGATCAACATCCGCCTGACGCCAACGGGAAATGCCATTCCTATCCGTCTGTTTCTCACCAATGAGTCTGGCTATTATCTGGACATCAGCCTATATAAGGAAGTCACCGACCCAAGTTCTGGACAG ATCATGTTCCAGTCATATGGAGACAAGCAGGGTCCTCTGCATGGCATGCTGATCAATACTCCCTATGTGACCAAAGACCTGCTGCAGGCTAAACGCTTCCAGGCTCAAACTCTGGGCACTACATATGTCTACGACTTCCCAGAGATGTTCAGACAG GCATTGTTCAAGCTGTGGGGTCCAGGGGACAAATGCCCCAAAGATGTGCTGATGTGCACCGAGCTGGTTCTGGACCCACAAGGTCGACTGGTGCAGATGAACCGCCTACCTGGAGACAATGAT GTGGGAATGGTTGCCTtcaggatgaagatgaagactCCAGAGTACCCAGAGGGCAGAGACATCATTGTCATCTGTAATGACATCACTCACATGATCGGCTCGTTCGGCCCTCAGGAGGACGAGCTGTACCTCAGGGCGTCTGAGTTGGCTCGGGCTGACGGCATCCCCCGCATTTACATTGCAGCCAACAGTGGAGCACGCATCGGCCTCGCAGAAGAAATCAAACACATGTTCCAGGTGGCATGGATTGATCCCTCTGACCCTTACAAG GGTTTCAAGTATCTTTACTTGACACCTCAGGACTACACACGTATCAGCTCCACCAATGCTGTTCACTGTCACCATGTGGAGGAAGGTGGAGAGTCCAG GTACATCATCACTGATATCATCGGGAAGGATGAAGGTCTCGGTGTTGAGAACCTGCGAGGTTCTGGCACCATCGCCGGAGAATCTTCTCAGGCCTATGAGGAGATCATTACAATCAGCATG GTGACGTGTCGGGCCATTGGAATCGGAGCCTATCTGGTCCGTTTGGGACAGAGAGTGATCCAGGTGGAGAATTCTCACATTATCTTGACTGGAGCAGGTGCTCTAAACAAG GTTTTGGGCAGAGAGGTCTACACTTCCAACAACCAGCTAGGAGGCGTCCAGATCATGCACAATAATGGAGTCACTCACACCACTGTGCCAGATGACTTTGAGGGCGTCTTCACCATCCTGGAGTGGCTCTCTTACATGCCAAAG AACAAACACTCCCCTGTGCCTGTTATAGCAACTACAGATCCAgtagacagagagatagaaTTCACTCCTACAAAAGCACCGTATGACCCTCGCTGGATGCTGGCCGGAAGACCTCACCCCA CGGTGAAAGGCACCTGGCAGAGCGGATTCTTCGACCACGGCTCTTTCATGGAGATCATGGAGTCTTGGGCTCAGACAGTGGTAGTGGGAAGAGCACG GTTAGGTGGAATCCCCCTCGGTGTCATTGCTGTCGAAACACGCACAGTTGAGTTCACTGTCCCCGCAGATCCAGCCAACCTGGATTCAGAATCTAAA GTTATGCAGCAGGCTGGCCAGGTGTGGTTTCCGGATTCAGCCTTTAAAACAGCTCAGGCCATTTGTGACTTCAACCGTGAACGTCTGCCTCTCATGGTGTTTGCCAACTGGAGGGGCTTCTCTGGGGGAATGAAGG ATATGTATGACCAGGTATTGAAGTTTGGGGCCTACATTGTGGATGCCCTGCATGGTTTCCGTCAGCCGGTGCTGGTGTACATCCCACCACATGCTGAGCTGAGAGGAGGGTCCTGGGTGGTGATTGACCCCACCATCAACCCACTGTGTATGGAGCTCTATGCTGACAGGGAGAGCAG AGGGGGTGTGCTGGAGGCTGAGGGTACAGTGGAGATCAAATTCAGGAGGAAGGATCTGCTGAAGACCATGAGAAGACTAGATTCAGTCTATGCTAGTGTGGCTGAGCAGCTTG cttCCCCCGAGCTGTCTGAGAAACAGTGCAAAGAGCTGGAGGCGAAGCTCAAAGCAAGGGAGGAATTCCTGTTGCCCATCTACCACCAGGTGGCAGTGCAGTTTGTAGACCTCCATGACACCCCAGGGAGGATGCAGGAGAAGGGTGTCATCACT GATATTTTGGACTGGAAGAATGTGCGGACTTTCTTCTACTGGCGTCTGCGTCGCCTCCTGTTGGAGCAGGTGGTGAAATGTGAAATTCTGCAGGCCAACAAGGACCTCAGTGACGGACACATGCAGTCCATGCTACGACGCTGGTTCGTCGAAACAGAGGGAACTGTCAAG GCTTACCTTTGGGATAATAACCAGGTAGTGGTTGAGTGGCTTGAGAAGCATTTGTCCAAGGAGGACGGCACTCGATCAGCTATCCGGGAGAACATCAAGTACTTGAAAcgagaaaacacactgaaacacatccGCAG CCTGGTGCAGGCCAACCCTGACGTAGCCATGGACTGCATCATCCATATGAGCCAGAACATCACTCCGTCCCAGAGGGCTAAGCTGTTGCATCTGCTCGCAACTATGGACAGCACCAGCACCAGTTAA